In one window of Bdellovibrio bacteriovorus W DNA:
- a CDS encoding hypothetical protein (COG1847 Predicted RNA-binding protein) — protein sequence MGFFRKLFGGKSKSANSEVEALVQKTLEGIVEKAQFDLTFEVRTDKEDNGSETIFVEFNGADEEILKDKKGQMLDAFQLFLKRVIQHNFPEDKTNVSVDCGGYRDETANALIERAENLKAICIEQGKSVYYRALPPKDRKVVHQYLAKDPRVKSRSLGDGLYKKIKIYPAKGSSNTSEELTSND from the coding sequence ATGGGATTCTTTAGAAAGCTTTTCGGGGGGAAGAGTAAGAGTGCAAATAGTGAAGTTGAAGCACTTGTTCAAAAGACTCTAGAGGGGATCGTTGAAAAAGCTCAGTTCGACTTAACGTTTGAAGTTCGTACTGATAAAGAAGACAACGGGAGCGAGACGATTTTTGTTGAGTTCAACGGTGCTGACGAAGAAATTTTGAAAGATAAAAAAGGCCAAATGCTAGATGCATTTCAGTTATTCTTAAAGAGAGTTATTCAGCATAACTTTCCTGAAGATAAAACAAATGTTTCTGTTGATTGCGGCGGATACCGTGATGAGACTGCAAATGCTCTTATTGAAAGAGCTGAGAATTTAAAGGCTATCTGTATTGAACAAGGTAAATCTGTATATTACCGTGCTCTTCCTCCAAAGGATAGAAAGGTAGTTCACCAGTACTTAGCCAAAGATCCTCGTGTAAAGAGCCGTTCTTTAGGTGACGGGCTTTATAAAAAAATCAAGATCTACCCTGCAAAAGGGAGTTCAAATACGTCCGAAGAGCTTACTTCAAACGATTAA